A genomic window from Salvia hispanica cultivar TCC Black 2014 chromosome 5, UniMelb_Shisp_WGS_1.0, whole genome shotgun sequence includes:
- the LOC125190833 gene encoding dirigent protein 1-like, whose product MLMHLHTFAGMAKVPTFSLNIIILLFIAISLPTNSQEFPTKGEMQQRSEQQTDHLHFYFHTILRGPNTSAVVVAQAATTNTYRTRFGEVVMFDNRLTEGPDPSSRVVGRAQGMYAYTDMSVTGLLMVCNYLFTEGKFNGSTLAVMGRYPPRADEIEMSIVGGTGQFRSVGGLVRVAELVNDWERGVDVDEHDVYITYR is encoded by the coding sequence ATGCTGATGCACCTCCACACATTTGCAGGCATGGCCAAAGTACCAACATTCTCTCTCAACATCATCATCCTCCTTTTCATAGCCATTTCCCTCCCAACAAACTCCCAAGAATTCCCTACAAAGGGAGAGATGCAGCAGAGGTCAGAGCAGCAAACTGATCACCTCCACTTCTACTTCCACACCATCCTACGTGGCCCCAACACGTCGGCCGTGGTGGTGGCACAGGCCGCCACCACAAACACCTACCGAACCAGGTTCGGTGAGGTGGTGATGTTCGACAATCGGCTGACGGAGGGCCCGGACCCGAGCTCCAGGGTGGTGGGGCGAGCCCAGGGGATGTACGCGTACACCGATATGAGCGTAACGGGGTTACTAATGGTGTGCAATTACTTGTTCACCGAGGGGAAGTTCAACGGCAGCACGCTGGCCGTGATGGGGAGGTATCCACCTCGGGCGGATGAGATTGAGATGTCGATCGTCGGCGGCACCGGCCAGTTCCGGTCCGTGGGGGGGTTAGTCCGGGTTGCGGAATTGGTGAATGATTGGGAAAGGGGGGTTGATGTGGATGAGCATGATGTCTATATCACCTACCGTTGA